Proteins encoded in a region of the Halothiobacillus diazotrophicus genome:
- a CDS encoding chemotaxis protein CheW — MGALTTTGAASAKTLVVSTGDRPETQQYLTFMLSGEVYAIGILAVREIIEFGQLTEVPNMPDFIRGVINLRGAVVPVVDLSVRFGKGETAVSRRTCIVINEIENDGETQTIGVMVDAVNEVLEIPASEIEMPPTFGAKIRSDFIEGMGKVEGKFVILLNVDRVLSVDEMSELVAARSQR, encoded by the coding sequence ATGGGGGCGTTGACTACAACCGGCGCGGCATCGGCTAAGACGCTTGTCGTTTCCACGGGGGACAGGCCAGAAACCCAGCAGTACCTGACCTTCATGCTCTCTGGTGAGGTGTATGCCATAGGCATTCTGGCCGTGCGGGAAATCATCGAGTTCGGACAGTTGACCGAAGTGCCCAACATGCCGGACTTCATCCGGGGGGTAATCAACCTCCGGGGTGCCGTGGTACCCGTGGTCGACCTTTCCGTTCGTTTCGGCAAGGGGGAAACGGCCGTTTCCCGACGTACCTGCATCGTGATCAACGAGATCGAGAATGACGGTGAGACACAGACCATCGGCGTGATGGTCGATGCCGTCAATGAGGTGCTGGAAATTCCTGCCAGCGAGATCGAAATGCCGCCGACATTCGGTGCGAAGATTCGCTCTGATTTCATCGAGGGCATGGGGAAGGTCGAAGGCAAGTTCGTCATTCTACTGAATGTGGACCGGGTACTCTCCGTTGATGAAATGAGCGAACTCGTGGCGGCCAGGTCCCAACGATGA
- a CDS encoding chemotaxis protein CheD, translating into MTDSHEYLEVFLKPGDVYFATRKTRIRTVLGSCVSLTVWHPLLKMGGMCHFMLPERIHEETSPQADGRYAGEAMALLLADMRQLKRDPGEFQVRLFGGANMFPAIYYETEFDTIGARNVRAGRLLIAQYGMSAVSEDVAGTAYRHLVFDVWSGEVLLCAKPQK; encoded by the coding sequence ATGACTGATTCACACGAGTACCTGGAGGTGTTTCTGAAGCCGGGCGACGTGTATTTCGCCACCCGCAAGACCCGGATCCGCACGGTTCTGGGTTCTTGCGTCTCCCTGACCGTCTGGCATCCCCTGCTGAAGATGGGCGGGATGTGCCACTTCATGCTTCCGGAGCGGATTCATGAAGAAACGTCGCCGCAGGCCGATGGTCGCTATGCAGGGGAGGCCATGGCGCTGTTGCTTGCGGACATGCGGCAACTCAAGCGAGATCCCGGAGAATTTCAGGTACGCTTGTTCGGTGGTGCCAATATGTTTCCGGCAATTTATTATGAGACGGAATTCGACACCATCGGTGCCCGAAACGTCCGTGCTGGACGCCTTTTGATCGCACAATACGGTATGAGCGCGGTTTCGGAAGACGTCGCGGGTACGGCGTATCGACATCTGGTGTTCGATGTGTGGAGTGGGGAGGTCTTGCTGTGTGCCAAGCCTCAAAAATGA
- a CDS encoding methyl-accepting chemotaxis protein produces the protein MKIGVRLGLGFSLMVILLLAMIGIGLNGMNTVKQNQDEIVNVNDAKLVEAEKMTASVRTIATAVRNIVLLTNPAEMQDEVRRIQTQRAAYDEALAKLTEMTTSHAGKERLSKIVEYRAATTPWVDKVIQFGLVNNIADATKTLMEQVRPAQTKWLNALHETIEEQQRLNDAAVVASTHSYDRARLLMLIVGGLALLVAFIVAFWITLSITRPLHVAVSVANALAEGDLTGRIDVVTHDETGALLQSMQNMVEKLSRIISEVRGGANALSSAAEEVSATAQSLSQASSEQAASVEQTSASMEQMSASIDQNTENARVTEGIAAKAASDAVDGGKAVGDTVSAMKTIAEKIGIIDDIAYQTNMLALNAAIEAARAGEHGKGFAVVAAEVRKLAERSQVAAQEIGEVAKGSVSVAERAGRLLDEMVPNINKTSDLVQEIAAASAEQSSAAGQVNTAMIQLSQTTQQNASASEELAATAEEMSGQAEQLQSLVAFFSVNEAGGSPRAKPAASSVSKTKRETPTTQSGGGGSRAPRSQDSSVSREDFVSF, from the coding sequence ATGAAAATAGGCGTTCGCCTGGGACTGGGGTTTAGTCTGATGGTCATTTTGCTGCTGGCGATGATCGGTATCGGTCTCAACGGTATGAATACCGTCAAGCAGAATCAGGACGAAATCGTCAATGTGAACGATGCAAAACTGGTTGAGGCGGAGAAAATGACAGCCTCCGTACGCACCATTGCGACGGCGGTTCGCAATATCGTTCTGTTGACCAATCCGGCTGAGATGCAGGATGAGGTGCGGCGTATTCAGACCCAGCGTGCAGCGTACGATGAGGCGCTGGCCAAACTGACGGAAATGACCACGTCACATGCCGGCAAGGAGCGTCTGTCGAAGATCGTCGAGTACCGCGCGGCCACCACGCCGTGGGTCGACAAGGTGATCCAGTTCGGCTTGGTGAACAATATCGCCGATGCGACCAAAACCTTGATGGAGCAGGTGCGACCGGCACAGACCAAATGGTTGAACGCCCTGCATGAAACCATCGAAGAACAACAGCGACTCAATGATGCCGCGGTGGTCGCCTCGACGCATTCCTACGATCGCGCCCGTCTTCTGATGCTGATCGTGGGGGGGCTTGCCCTGCTGGTGGCATTCATCGTGGCGTTCTGGATTACGCTGAGCATCACCCGGCCGCTCCATGTTGCGGTTTCCGTTGCTAACGCCTTGGCCGAGGGCGATCTGACTGGACGGATCGACGTCGTGACGCATGACGAAACGGGTGCCTTGCTTCAGTCCATGCAAAACATGGTCGAGAAACTCTCCCGGATCATCAGCGAGGTACGTGGGGGCGCCAATGCCTTGTCTTCTGCCGCGGAGGAAGTGAGTGCCACGGCGCAGAGTCTTTCCCAGGCATCCAGCGAGCAGGCGGCTTCGGTTGAGCAAACCAGTGCCTCCATGGAGCAGATGTCCGCCAGTATCGACCAGAACACCGAGAATGCTCGGGTTACCGAGGGCATCGCTGCCAAGGCGGCCAGCGATGCCGTCGATGGTGGCAAGGCGGTTGGTGATACGGTGTCTGCCATGAAGACCATCGCCGAAAAGATCGGCATCATCGACGACATCGCTTATCAGACGAACATGCTCGCGCTGAACGCGGCGATCGAGGCGGCCCGTGCCGGCGAGCATGGCAAGGGATTCGCCGTGGTTGCAGCGGAAGTGCGCAAGTTGGCGGAACGCAGTCAGGTGGCTGCACAGGAGATCGGCGAGGTGGCCAAGGGCAGCGTCAGCGTGGCCGAACGGGCGGGGCGTCTGCTGGATGAAATGGTGCCGAACATCAACAAGACTTCCGATCTGGTTCAGGAAATCGCGGCGGCATCAGCCGAGCAGTCCAGTGCTGCAGGTCAGGTCAATACGGCCATGATCCAACTCAGCCAGACGACGCAGCAGAATGCGAGTGCCTCAGAGGAACTTGCCGCAACGGCTGAGGAGATGAGCGGTCAGGCGGAACAGTTGCAATCATTGGTTGCCTTTTTCTCCGTGAACGAAGCAGGTGGCTCCCCGCGTGCCAAGCCCGCCGCCTCGTCCGTCAGCAAGACGAAGCGAGAAACGCCGACAACTCAGTCGGGGGGCGGCGGCAGTCGGGCGCCACGTTCACAGGATTCTTCGGTCTCTAGAGAAGATTTCGTGAGTTTTTAG
- a CDS encoding CheR family methyltransferase has translation MDGRTPVLSDKEFHQFQALIYRIAGITLSDAKKSLVSGRLMKHVVHRELDSFGAYFQLLMQDKSELQVAVDALTTNETFFFREPKHLEFLRDSILPNVVSTRPFRVWSAASSSGEEAFSIAMILADGLGDRPWEVMGSDISQRMLEKARQGHYSFERVEGIPKTYLKRFCLKGVRSQEGTFMMGDTLRSRVSFRYINLKDTLPQIGIFDVIFIRNVMIYFDLEVKKAVLQRLLPLLRPGGYLFVSHSESLTGFHGPLKAVRPSIYRLPDD, from the coding sequence ATGGACGGCAGAACGCCGGTGCTCTCGGACAAGGAGTTCCATCAGTTTCAGGCGCTGATTTACAGGATTGCCGGAATCACCCTGTCGGACGCGAAGAAGTCCCTGGTGAGCGGTCGGTTGATGAAACATGTGGTACATCGGGAGCTGGACAGCTTTGGCGCCTATTTTCAGCTGCTGATGCAGGACAAATCGGAATTGCAGGTTGCCGTCGACGCGCTGACCACCAATGAAACCTTCTTTTTCCGCGAACCGAAGCATCTGGAGTTTTTACGGGATAGCATTTTGCCCAATGTGGTCAGCACGCGACCCTTTCGGGTCTGGAGTGCTGCGAGCTCCTCGGGGGAGGAGGCCTTTTCGATCGCCATGATCCTTGCTGATGGTCTGGGCGATCGTCCCTGGGAGGTCATGGGTTCGGACATCAGTCAACGCATGCTGGAGAAGGCGCGTCAGGGGCATTATTCCTTTGAGCGGGTGGAGGGGATTCCAAAGACCTACCTGAAACGCTTCTGCCTGAAGGGTGTCCGGTCACAGGAGGGTACGTTCATGATGGGCGATACCTTGCGCTCACGTGTCAGCTTTCGATACATCAATCTGAAGGATACCTTGCCGCAAATTGGCATCTTCGACGTGATTTTCATTCGGAATGTCATGATCTATTTTGATCTTGAGGTCAAGAAGGCGGTCCTTCAGCGCCTGTTGCCGTTGCTCCGCCCCGGTGGCTATCTGTTTGTCAGTCATTCCGAAAGCCTGACCGGTTTTCATGGCCCGCTGAAAGCGGTTCGTCCTTCAATATACCGTTTACCCGATGACTGA